The sequence below is a genomic window from Paroedura picta isolate Pp20150507F chromosome 12, Ppicta_v3.0, whole genome shotgun sequence.
catcagactttatgcgctgCAGTAGTTCTTGTTGCCCATGGAACCTTCTCCAACACAAGAATTCAAATGAATAAATTCTTCTCATCTgatttttttcatcgtccaactttcacagtcataagtggctattggaaatacgaTAGCGCAAACTAATCTATATTTATGCCCTTGCTTTTCTGTGTTCAGTTCAAgatcatcattgctgagcaacacagagcaattcaacattttatttccatactgcaatgaCCACTcgcatcaatttgtgatccaaaaaaaaagaattcttgaatacattcaatctcttcaccatcagttgttattgtgacatgtgtttttttgcagtggtcatcattcttctctttgtactgtttaagaaaaggccaaatttcctAATtatttcattgacctttgtaatcaactATTCTAGGCCTTCCTAAggttctgacaggagggtagtttcatcagcataccgaagattatttatatcccTTCCTCCAACCTTAATTTTAATGTTTGCTTCTTTTAATTCAGTCTGTCTCAAAATGATTAGTGGGGACATGAGAGCTTTATAAAATGGGGAATGGGGAGACTTGCCCAGAGAACTATTTCTCACCCTCCCCAGAAGTTGAGGGCATGCAATgaagctgagcctcttgtggcgcagagtggtaaggcagcagtcatgcagtctgaaagctctgcccatgaggctgagagttcgatcccagcagccggctcaaggttgactcagccttccatccttccgaggtcggtaaaatgagtacccagcttgctggggggtaaacggtaatgactggggaaggcactggcaaaccaccccgtactgagtctgccatgaaaacgctggagggcgtcaccccaagggtcagacatgactcggtgcttgcacaggggatacctttacctttactgaagcTGATGGGGTGGACAAAAGGAAAAGCCACTTTGCACAGGGGGTGATTAAAAAGTGGCGTTTGCTGCCAGAAGGTGTCCAGAGGCGAGGTCTATCAAGCGGGCATGGAGGGAACCCTCCTCAGAAGCGCAGcgccaggaggcaacagcaggggaggGCCTCGGTTGGCCTGGCCGGACTGACCCGCAGGGCTCTCTTCTGGGGACTGAGAGCCGCGGGCGCTCGTGCTCCTCTGGCAGCCCCGTTCGGAGGCGGCGTCGcgtccctccaggccagcctcgGCCAGCCAGCGACTCCCCTcgcgggaaggaaggaaggacgggcCGCAGCCCTCGCCCGCCGCCCCCACCCGGTCCCGCCCCCGGCCAGCGGCCCTCCCCGCGGGCGGCGCCTGTCcctccggctggctggctggctggctggctggttgggggCCCGGCGGCGAGGCGGAGCCAGGCAGCTCGTCCAGCGCCGCCGGCcggccccccaccccgccccaccccgcctgccttggcctggcctggcctggcgggACCGGCAGGTGAGGCAGCGCCGGGGCCCGCGCGGGGAAGGGAGggcggccagcagcagcagcagcgccgcccTGGATGCATGGCTGCGGCCCGGCTACGGGGCGGCGGCAGGCCGGGCGGTTGCCGTGGCGACAAGCGCCGAGCGGGCAGGCCTGGGGCCCGCCGCCACGCAGGGACGCCACCTGCCCCGCAGCAGGGCTGCCTCTCGGCGGGGAGCCTGGGCCGGAGCGCGCGGCGGGGAGCCCGGTCAGTTGgccgccgggagggagggagggaagggaagggaagggaaggggggggcggccgcgcttccctcttcTCCGCCGCGGAGGGGACCGGAAACCCGCCTGGTGGCGCGAAAAGGCCggggaggcacgaggcaggaggCGCGCGCAAAATTGCAACCGCGACCCGTTGCTGAGAAACGCGGTTTTCTTTGGCCGCCGCCGAAGCGGAGCCCCCCTGGAGAGCCCGCGTGCGGTCCTGGCGATGAGCTCTTGGAGCTGTTCTGAGgcagcagtcctctcagagctctctcagccccacttaccgcACAAGGtgtggaagaagggaagggcaatcctaagcagctttgagactccgtgaggtagtgagaagcagaggattaaaagcaaaaaaaaaaaaataaataacttcttGTCTTTCTGAACAACGTTCCCATTGGCATGTCCCTTCAGGTTGTCCAGCTGCAAGTCTCGGGACTGAAATGGGTTTTTACAGGATTGCCCTGGCCCATTCTTTATATGATTTGCATCCATTTCATCACTTCTGCTGCCTCATAGAAAGGAGCAAAGATGGAGCAACgtgtagcgcaggggtagtcaaactgtggtcctccagatgtccatggactacaattcccaggagcccctgccagcgaatgctggcaggggcttctgggaattgtagtccatggacatctggagggccacagtttgattatccctgcgGGTTGCATTTGAAGGATGCAGGTTCCTGAGGCAGTTTTGAGATCATCGTGTTTTTGGATTATTCATTTCAGGGGGtgtgatttaatttaaaaattgctgGAGTTATTAGTGATTTAAATAATATAGTTAAATAACATTTCTCTGACAAGCTAGGATAAAACAAAATTGAGTGAGAAACTTCACTGCAGTTTTCTCTGGTCTGTCTTTGTGGTTTTGATATGTCACAGGttcctttttgtttccttttctgttAGGATGGAAGAGTGGTTTGCCTGAGAACTGTGCAGGCCCTTTCAGTCACCTGGTACAATGTTTCTTATGAATGCCTCCCCTTTGGTAGCCCTTCAGAGGAAATGGGAGCCTTTTGCCCAGGCTAGGTGCTCTCGATACCCTGTCTGCTTCTCAGAATCTGAGGATGACATTGCTAGAACATCCGTAAGCACCAAAGTGCAGATGATCATAAACAACCTGCAAAGTGAAGAGTCGTCCTTGGACACTACCAGTGAATATGGCAGTGTTTTGCCGaaaaaaaggaagggagtgaaaatCAGAAGTCAGAAGGTAAGGGGCAGTGGCAAGCTGCCACTTCAGGGACCTGCTAAGCATGCCCAGCGCAGTTGCCCAGCTGACTCTGATGGCATGGAAGTAGAAGAGAGTTCAGAATTGGGGCCCCTCTCATTGAATTCTGACAGCGATGATTCGGTTGATCGAGAGATAGAGGAAGCCATTCAAGAGTACTTGAAAAACAAAGACCAGCACATCCCACCCTTGCCAAACAATGCCAAGACCTTGCCCAGTGCCAGTGCAGGCAAGAGTCTCAGAAGGGAGAATCCTTCCTATGATGTAACTTGTAATGTGTTCTCTGACAGTGTAAAAACAGATTTGATTCCTCAGCCCCTTGCCCCTGACTCTCTGGGAGATGATGCACTCcggtgggccccctccccttgcagcgtGAGCAGTGACGACTCATTCGAACTGAGTATAAAAGCTGAGATAGAGCAATTTCTACATGAAAAGAAACAGCAAGCAAGGAAGAAGACAGTGTCCGGAGGGAGTAGGAGTCTGAATCAGAAAGAGGCACAAGAGAAGGTGACAAGTCAAAAAAGCGGAACTAGCAAAGCAAGCCCATATTCTTCAAAGCAAGGAGGCAAGGTGCAGAACGCCAGCACTTCTCCAAAATGTTGGATGGCAAAAACAGAAGACCTGGATGTCCGAAAAACAAGCCAAGTGCATCTTAACATTCTCAGGACTGACCATTCCTGCATTCTGGAGCAAGGCAGTGGCAGTGAGATCAGGCGGAGGTTTGGGAAAGCCAGAGGAGAGCAAGGCTCCAAAAGTGCAAGTATATCCGATTCAAGTAGTGATGATGGCATTGAAGAAGCAATTCAGCTCTACCAGCTAGAAAAAGTCAAGAAAGCAGCAGATACCCAAGCTGGCTGTGTTCCCTCGCAGAAGGGAGAGTTTGGGGCCGGGGGATTAGCTGATAGATCTGCAAGCCTGACAATCCATTCTGAGAAAAGTGCCTTGCCAGAAAACCCTGGAGCAGCCCTAAGCAACAAGAGGAAACAGATCAGCTCAAAGCCAACCGAATTAAGTAGGACCAGTACCCTCTGTAGTGACCTGGGGAAAGGCAGACGTTGCAGTTCTCCAGCAAACAGTTTGGCCAAGGCCTACAGAGCAGACACTGCAGCTGAGCTTATGTGTGCAGAAGCCATCCTGGACATCTCCAAAACCATCTTGCCGCCCCCTGTGGCAAGTGACAGCAGAACCCTCCTAACAGACCCTTTCttccacttccagggtttccctccttcccaccaagAGAGTGACAGTAATGCTGTGGACAGTGATGACAGCATTGAACAGGAGATAAGAGCTTTTTTGGCTATCAAAGCACAGACTGAACATTTAATCACAAAATCTGATAAGGCTTCAAACACTGCCCCAAATCTGTCTTCTGGGCAGCTGGGTGATCAAATCAGGAGTCCTAAGCAGTCCttccccaatacattaaaactgTCCCTGGACTATAAAAGGCATTTTAAGGAACAACGCAGCGTATCAAGACAGAGGCAGGATGAACAATTGGCTCTGTTAAATATGGGCTGTAGCCACCTGGATGATGATAACCATTCAAAACCCTTTGCGTCCCCAAAGGAGAATGTTGTGAGCAGTGTGAAAAACAGTGAAATAGGCAGGGCTGTAAGGCAGCAAAAAGTAATTCCAGCCACTGTCCGTCCTGTGCATTTTATGACCCCTCTGTCACAAGGACTTCTTGGCAcaggagggcttttaaaaaatgcgaGACAAGGTCTGCAGAAATACATTACCGATGACAAGAGCAGTTCTTTGGACAGCGATGAAGATCTAGATACAGCCATCAAAGATCTTTTAAGGTCAAAACGGAAGCTAAAGAAAAAATCCAAAGATCAAAAAATTCAGTGCAAGAAGAAAGTTAGATTTGGTAATGCTGAGATGCATATTTTTGAGGATAAACTTGATGTTCTCCATGAAAAAGTCTGCAAATCCAAAAATCCCACTTTGCTAAAGAGCTGCCTCATGAGATCCAGAAGCAACCTTGGGGAAGAAACTACACAGAAGGGGTCCCAGTACATGATGAAAGGAACGACCAAAGGTGCAGAGGTCATGCAGCTTTCGTTGACATTTGAAAAGGGATGCCAGGCAATTTCTGGGCCAGATAACCAAGCAGCAGCAGTAAGTGATCAGTGCCCTTGGATCAACATGCCCAGGATAGAAGATAGCAGTTCTTTGGATAGTGATGATAGCATTGAACAAGAAATTCAGAGATTCTTGGCAGAAAAGGCCAGAGATTCCTCAAATACTGTGGAAATAACTGGGGCTTTTGAAATTGTTGGAACTGTGAAAACTGCTCAGCCAAAAGCAAAGCGCAAGTATTTAGAAGGTAGAGACACTGCCTTATCAAAACAGAATAAGAGAGCAAAGAAGGGATGCCAACCAATGACTGAGTTGAGAAGCCCTCTGAGAACTGAAAGAGAAGGTGCAGAAAATGTTTCTCAAACCGGGGAGCAAACTATAACCTGCAGAAAAGACATTCACAGCCAAGCAATAGTGAAATTACAGGGCAACCAGGGAACTGTGCAAGCAAAAGGTATATCTGTAAAAAGAATGGGAGTAGACAGAAAGGGAGTCTCTGATGGCAAGCAGAGAAACCTTCTATCTTGGAAGGAAAAGGCTGAAAACAGCAAACTGCAAAATTATTTTAAGCCTATGTCACTTTTCAGAAGAAAAAGCCCACGTGAGTTCAAAATTTCCAGCAAGTTTATAGCAGGCTTCAAAAATGCCTCAAAAAGGAGAAAATCTCTGCTTTTGAGGAAAAATCAGAGCATAGAATTGTCACTACCTCAGAGTAGTATGTTCAGGAGGCAGGAAGGTTTGCTAGGTGATAGAGAGAAAGCTCCTGCACAGACAGGGATCCTGGGTTCCAAAAGCAAGACAGAAGAGGCAGGCTTGTATCAAAGATGCCCAGCAGAGGAGTTATATCCCCCTGTATCAGAAAAAGCAGAGGTCCCTTTAAGGATAGGAGTGGTCAGTCTTGCAAAAGCCAGACCTTTTGGTGATGAAGAGCCTTGTTCTCATGCAGATTCAAAGCAACACACTCTTCTACAGGAGCCCAGTATGGATGCCAAGGGGGTTAATGTTAGTGCAACACCCTATGAGATCCCTgtcaaggaaaaggaaggggaagtcCAAGATCACAGCAACTATTGGGTGGGACGCAGTGCCCCCAAGATTTGTAACTCACCACTGAAAGAGAGAGTATTATTGACCTACCAAGATCAAATAGCTGAGAATCAAACCCATAAAGATTTCGAGGGAGGGTCTGCAGAATTTACAGATAAACCTGTGGTGGCAAATGCCCGTTGTCTGGAGAAAAATGAGCCCACCAGTTTGTAAGTACTTTCTGTTTTACAGCGCCATTTTGCCATTGTTAAAGTAATTCGGAAGGCTGTCAGTATTGAACGAGGTGGGTTTTTTAACATGACGTTGGGATACTCGGACTGGGCAGCCGATCCTTCTGCCCATGGTGCAAAGTACCCTTGTTCTGCCTTTCATACGTTacaaaaataaatgcttttttCCTGACAGATTGACTTCTGTGAATGTTGTAATGCCAATTATCCTGTCAATGTCTtaatggaaaccaaaagagaaaAGTGATAAATACTGATGGGTCACACCTGTACTCACAAATGTGAAGAAATGTGTTTCCCGTTAATGTGTActatttttttcctctcttttggtagaattttaaagaaaaaaatgtaaaaggtGCTTTAAGGAAATCTTTTGAATAACAGTTTATAGAGCACAGCTAACCATGCAGAGTTGTAGTTGTCATTGTAAGacaaggtagtcaaactgcagccctccagatgtccatggactacaattcccatgagcccctgccagcattcgctggagggccgcagtttgactacccctgctttaaattacGATGCACTTAAGCATTAGCTGCATACCTTCTTGTGCTATTGAATGATTCATCCATTATGAACGGCTGGGATGGAAAGAAAATGCATTATCACAAAAATTAAGCTAATTTAGAATGCTTGCCTGTTTGTTTggcttttttaaatatatttatttatgggacGATCAGTACATGCCAGCAGACCTTCAGTGCTTTGTGCCCTCTGAAAGCAAAGCAGAAAGCAAACCCAGACTCATGCATCTGCCTCATTGCAATTAATGGGACCAGAAATTAAAGTAGGAGTGCTCTGTGTACAGACCGAGGAGCTCCAAGACATAAAGTTAGGGTGTATTTATCATTTGAAGAATTGTTTGAGTTTATCAAGCTGTCTGTTGACAAGCTCGATCTAACTGCATCTTGGCTACTATGACCTCCcctgctctccaaagtctcaggcagagaaaggtctctcccagctgcccccccctcccaatcctttGAAATGGTAGGTGCTACCTGAGGCTGCCTGTATGCAAAGCGGGTGTCCTACCAATCAGCTCTTTTTGTTAATGTATTTGGAAGTTCCAAATTGGaatatcatagaataatggat
It includes:
- the PPP1R26 gene encoding protein phosphatase 1 regulatory subunit 26 isoform X2; translated protein: MFLMNASPLVALQRKWEPFAQARCSRYPVCFSESEDDIARTSVSTKVQMIINNLQSEESSLDTTSEYGSVLPKKRKGVKIRSQKVRGSGKLPLQGPAKHAQRSCPADSDGMEVEESSELGPLSLNSDSDDSVDREIEEAIQEYLKNKDQHIPPLPNNAKTLPSASAGKSLRRENPSYDVTCNVFSDSVKTDLIPQPLAPDSLGDDALRWAPSPCSVSSDDSFELSIKAEIEQFLHEKKQQARKKTVSGGSRSLNQKEAQEKVTSQKSGTSKASPYSSKQGGKVQNASTSPKCWMAKTEDLDVRKTSQVHLNILRTDHSCILEQGSGSEIRRRFGKARGEQGSKSASISDSSSDDGIEEAIQLYQLEKVKKAADTQAGCVPSQKGEFGAGGLADRSASLTIHSEKSALPENPGAALSNKRKQISSKPTELSRTSTLCSDLGKGRRCSSPANSLAKAYRADTAAELMCAEAILDISKTILPPPVASDSRTLLTDPFFHFQGFPPSHQESDSNAVDSDDSIEQEIRAFLAIKAQTEHLITKSDKASNTAPNLSSGQLGDQIRSPKQSFPNTLKLSLDYKRHFKEQRSVSRQRQDEQLALLNMGCSHLDDDNHSKPFASPKENVVSSVKNSEIGRAVRQQKVIPATVRPVHFMTPLSQGLLGTGGLLKNARQGLQKYITDDKSSSLDSDEDLDTAIKDLLRSKRKLKKKSKDQKIQCKKKVRFGNAEMHIFEDKLDVLHEKVCKSKNPTLLKSCLMRSRSNLGEETTQKGSQYMMKGTTKGAEVMQLSLTFEKGCQAISGPDNQAAAVSDQCPWINMPRIEDSSSLDSDDSIEQEIQRFLAEKARDSSNTVEITGAFEIVGTVKTAQPKAKRKYLEGRDTALSKQNKRAKKGCQPMTELRSPLRTEREGAENVSQTGEQTITCRKDIHSQAIVKLQGNQGTVQAKGISVKRMGVDRKGVSDGKQRNLLSWKEKAENSKLQNYFKPMSLFRRKSPREFKISSKFIAGFKNASKRRKSLLLRKNQSIELSLPQSSMFRRQEGLLGDREKAPAQTGILGSKSKTEEAGLYQRCPAEELYPPVSEKAEVPLRIGVVSLAKARPFGDEEPCSHADSKQHTLLQEPSMDAKGVNVSATPYEIPVKEKEGEVQDHSNYWVGRSAPKICNSPLKERVLLTYQDQIAENQTHKDFEGGSAEFTDKPVVANARCLEKNEPTSFFIGSSVDPWWTVRPYITLSPKQL
- the PPP1R26 gene encoding protein phosphatase 1 regulatory subunit 26 isoform X1, whose product is MFLMNASPLVALQRKWEPFAQARCSRYPVCFSESEDDIARTSVSTKVQMIINNLQSEESSLDTTSEYGSVLPKKRKGVKIRSQKVRGSGKLPLQGPAKHAQRSCPADSDGMEVEESSELGPLSLNSDSDDSVDREIEEAIQEYLKNKDQHIPPLPNNAKTLPSASAGKSLRRENPSYDVTCNVFSDSVKTDLIPQPLAPDSLGDDALRWAPSPCSVSSDDSFELSIKAEIEQFLHEKKQQARKKTVSGGSRSLNQKEAQEKVTSQKSGTSKASPYSSKQGGKVQNASTSPKCWMAKTEDLDVRKTSQVHLNILRTDHSCILEQGSGSEIRRRFGKARGEQGSKSASISDSSSDDGIEEAIQLYQLEKVKKAADTQAGCVPSQKGEFGAGGLADRSASLTIHSEKSALPENPGAALSNKRKQISSKPTELSRTSTLCSDLGKGRRCSSPANSLAKAYRADTAAELMCAEAILDISKTILPPPVASDSRTLLTDPFFHFQGFPPSHQESDSNAVDSDDSIEQEIRAFLAIKAQTEHLITKSDKASNTAPNLSSGQLGDQIRSPKQSFPNTLKLSLDYKRHFKEQRSVSRQRQDEQLALLNMGCSHLDDDNHSKPFASPKENVVSSVKNSEIGRAVRQQKVIPATVRPVHFMTPLSQGLLGTGGLLKNARQGLQKYITDDKSSSLDSDEDLDTAIKDLLRSKRKLKKKSKDQKIQCKKKVRFGNAEMHIFEDKLDVLHEKVCKSKNPTLLKSCLMRSRSNLGEETTQKGSQYMMKGTTKGAEVMQLSLTFEKGCQAISGPDNQAAAVSDQCPWINMPRIEDSSSLDSDDSIEQEIQRFLAEKARDSSNTVEITGAFEIVGTVKTAQPKAKRKYLEGRDTALSKQNKRAKKGCQPMTELRSPLRTEREGAENVSQTGEQTITCRKDIHSQAIVKLQGNQGTVQAKGISVKRMGVDRKGVSDGKQRNLLSWKEKAENSKLQNYFKPMSLFRRKSPREFKISSKFIAGFKNASKRRKSLLLRKNQSIELSLPQSSMFRRQEGLLGDREKAPAQTGILGSKSKTEEAGLYQRCPAEELYPPVSEKAEVPLRIGVVSLAKARPFGDEEPCSHADSKQHTLLQEPSMDAKGVNVSATPYEIPVKEKEGEVQDHSNYWVGRSAPKICNSPLKERVLLTYQDQIAENQTHKDFEGGSAEFTDKPVVANARCLEKNEPTSLCLVEIWCCFEFQNGEINGDTRWKGRRKDIHKQSGLFIFWNWYISVMEVNQQITISKVGDQRFH